One segment of Altererythrobacter sp. Root672 DNA contains the following:
- a CDS encoding GNAT family N-acetyltransferase, whose product MDRQPVLEGERLFLRPLKKKDWDALFAVAADKLLWAHHPASDRWQEPVFREFFADALAQGGALAIVDKASGEIIGSSRFQGYDSSGEGEVEIGWSFIARPYWGLGYNAEFKRLMLEHALESVGRVVFTVGEDNVISRKAMANIGGQLTAQTKVVERGGRPVNHVIFEITRESFARGPLAG is encoded by the coding sequence ATGGATCGGCAGCCGGTCCTTGAAGGCGAGCGGCTGTTCTTGCGGCCGCTGAAGAAGAAGGACTGGGACGCGCTCTTCGCCGTCGCGGCCGACAAGCTGCTGTGGGCGCACCACCCGGCGTCGGACCGCTGGCAGGAGCCCGTGTTCCGTGAGTTCTTCGCCGACGCTCTGGCCCAGGGCGGCGCGCTGGCAATCGTCGACAAGGCCAGCGGGGAGATCATCGGCTCATCCCGCTTCCAGGGTTACGATTCGTCGGGGGAGGGCGAAGTCGAGATCGGCTGGTCCTTCATCGCACGGCCTTACTGGGGCCTCGGCTATAACGCCGAGTTCAAGCGGCTGATGCTCGAACATGCGCTCGAGAGCGTGGGGCGGGTGGTCTTCACCGTGGGCGAGGACAATGTCATCTCGCGCAAGGCCATGGCCAACATCGGCGGGCAGCTGACGGCGCAGACCAAAGTGGTCGAGCGCGGCGGCCGACCGGTCAATCACGTGATCTTCGAGATTACCCGCGAGAGTTTTGCCCGAGGGCCGTTGGCGGGTTAG
- a CDS encoding aromatic amino acid transaminase, translated as MLDRLTQQPPDALLALIKLYDADPRADKIDLGVGVYRTGQGDTPVFGAIKAAEAKLVAEQNSKAYLGPEGDMGFVHALMPYILGDDPTRGGRIDGMQTPGGTGAVRLAAALAQRSGISRVLMGTPSWPNHAQILADLGLELVTFQHANADGSADLDALKAALAGAGEGDAVLLHGCCHNPTGIDYTPAQWDEIAAVLGNSKVLPIVDLAYQGLGEGLEEDAYGARVVIAAVPEALIAYSCDKNFGLYRDRVGALYVYAKDSEELGRVLSNGHALARAAWSMPPDHGAAAVRLVLEDKTTTAQWLDELDQMRTRIRQVREALGQAGSAGTLDLTPYARQQGMFAMLPLTKEQIQALREDHAVYMAGSGRINVAGLTLGNLPKFIAALASVTA; from the coding sequence ATGCTCGACAGACTCACTCAGCAGCCGCCCGACGCGCTCCTCGCGCTGATCAAGCTCTATGATGCCGATCCGCGGGCCGACAAGATCGACCTCGGCGTCGGCGTCTATCGCACCGGCCAGGGCGACACCCCGGTGTTCGGCGCGATCAAGGCGGCCGAAGCCAAGCTGGTGGCCGAGCAGAATTCCAAAGCCTATCTCGGGCCCGAAGGCGACATGGGCTTCGTCCACGCGCTGATGCCGTACATCTTGGGCGACGACCCCACGCGCGGCGGCCGGATCGACGGCATGCAGACCCCCGGCGGAACCGGCGCTGTGCGCCTCGCCGCGGCGCTGGCGCAGCGTTCGGGCATCAGCCGCGTGCTCATGGGCACGCCGAGCTGGCCGAACCACGCGCAGATCCTGGCCGATCTGGGCCTGGAGCTGGTGACGTTCCAGCACGCCAATGCCGATGGGTCCGCCGATCTCGACGCACTCAAGGCCGCGCTTGCAGGCGCTGGCGAAGGCGATGCGGTGCTGCTGCACGGCTGCTGCCACAACCCGACCGGCATCGACTACACCCCCGCGCAGTGGGACGAGATCGCCGCGGTGCTGGGCAACAGCAAGGTCCTGCCGATCGTCGACCTCGCCTATCAGGGCCTGGGCGAAGGGCTGGAAGAAGACGCTTACGGCGCGCGCGTGGTCATCGCAGCGGTGCCCGAAGCGCTGATCGCCTACAGCTGCGACAAGAACTTCGGCCTCTACCGCGACCGCGTCGGCGCACTCTATGTTTACGCCAAGGACAGCGAGGAGCTCGGCCGCGTGCTCTCCAACGGCCACGCGCTGGCACGCGCTGCCTGGTCGATGCCGCCTGATCACGGCGCGGCTGCTGTCCGGCTGGTGTTGGAAGACAAGACCACCACCGCCCAGTGGCTCGACGAACTCGACCAGATGCGCACCCGCATCCGCCAGGTGCGCGAGGCGCTCGGCCAGGCCGGGAGCGCCGGCACCCTCGACCTCACGCCTTACGCGCGCCAGCAGGGCATGTTCGCCATGCTTCCGCTGACCAAGGAGCAGATCCAGGCGCTGCGCGAGGATCACGCGGTCTACATGGCTGGTTCGGGTCGCATCAACGTCGCGGGACTGACCCTGGGCAACCTGCCCAAGTTCATCGCTGCCCTTGCCTCGGTAACCGCCTAG
- a CDS encoding DUF1134 domain-containing protein has translation MLVTIAAYCRRHALGAVLGLATACAGTPLAAQGMQTIDPNSAIDADLNSPPTYDTAPSYDAAPAPAYDGVPTEPAPWNSEPAYPQQGTVPNNPAANTVPVQAANSASASDTYKEDDLIGAAEGVFGKGAKGLAGLIEDILKKQGEPNGYIVGREAGGAFFVGARYGSGTLFHKIEGQRPVYWTGPSIGFDAGANAGSTFVLVYNLNDTEELYERYPAGEGAAYFVGGFNASYMRKGDVVLIPIRVGAGLRLGVNAGYMKFSKDQRWLPF, from the coding sequence ATGCTGGTCACCATTGCCGCTTATTGCCGCCGGCACGCGCTGGGCGCGGTGCTTGGCCTCGCCACCGCCTGCGCCGGAACGCCGCTTGCCGCGCAAGGCATGCAGACGATTGATCCGAACTCCGCGATCGATGCCGATCTGAATTCGCCGCCGACATACGACACGGCGCCTTCTTACGATGCTGCTCCAGCGCCAGCCTATGACGGCGTGCCGACCGAGCCCGCACCGTGGAATTCGGAACCGGCCTATCCGCAGCAAGGCACCGTGCCGAACAATCCCGCCGCCAATACGGTGCCGGTCCAGGCCGCCAACTCCGCCTCGGCGAGCGATACCTACAAGGAAGACGACCTGATCGGCGCCGCCGAAGGCGTATTCGGGAAAGGCGCCAAAGGGCTCGCGGGCCTGATCGAGGACATCCTCAAGAAGCAGGGCGAGCCGAACGGCTATATCGTCGGCCGCGAAGCCGGTGGCGCGTTCTTCGTTGGCGCGCGCTATGGCTCGGGGACCTTGTTCCACAAGATCGAAGGCCAGCGTCCGGTTTACTGGACCGGGCCGTCGATCGGCTTTGACGCGGGCGCCAATGCCGGCAGCACTTTCGTGCTGGTCTACAACCTCAACGACACGGAAGAGCTCTACGAGCGTTATCCGGCCGGCGAGGGCGCGGCCTATTTCGTGGGTGGATTCAACGCCAGCTACATGCGCAAGGGCGATGTCGTACTGATCCCGATCCGCGTCGGGGCGGGCCTGCGGCTCGGTGTCAACGCCGGCTACATGAAGTTCTCGAAGGACCAGCGCTGGCTGCCTTTCTGA
- a CDS encoding dihydrolipoyl dehydrogenase family protein: MPSKSDRVLVLGAGPAGIFAALRAAELGAPTTLVTSGAFGGMAAADGPVPVRALAHAARLMREAQQMPLYGINVGEPRLDYPSLLGRIGEIVRDVREHAALRPQLEAAGVAIHEHAGPTHFVDPHLIQTDAGQRFEADRIIVCTGGVNRTLPVPGFGLLATHRDALSLTSVPPSMIVIGGGATGLQVASIFAAFGTQVELFEAGDRILPAEEPEVSAQVAAGFRARGIVLREGFGAIEGFEPASDGIRMTYRHGNETRSSSAALGVSAVGWCVDADALQLSAAGIELHQGFIEVDEVGRTSTPHIFAAGDAIGGAMLVPQAIQEGFVAASAALGAEAHPTARHLVPLGSFTDPEYARVGDIETTAAKSERIVASTATFAETTRTIIDGRTFGFCKLIADAETRQIIGCSVVGDRAVDIVQVAAVAMAGRMDVDTLANFQLSFPIYAGILSRTAIRLTQDMDWRSSTKRALSAEA, translated from the coding sequence ATGCCTAGCAAGTCCGATCGGGTACTCGTCCTCGGAGCAGGTCCTGCGGGAATTTTCGCGGCCTTGCGGGCTGCAGAACTGGGCGCGCCCACGACCCTTGTCACCAGTGGTGCTTTCGGCGGCATGGCAGCGGCCGACGGGCCAGTTCCGGTACGCGCGCTGGCCCATGCCGCCCGCCTAATGCGTGAAGCGCAACAGATGCCGCTCTACGGGATCAATGTCGGTGAACCGCGGCTCGACTATCCGTCGCTTCTCGGACGCATCGGCGAGATTGTGCGCGACGTGCGCGAGCACGCGGCGCTACGTCCGCAACTCGAAGCGGCGGGGGTGGCGATCCATGAGCATGCCGGGCCGACCCATTTCGTCGACCCACATCTAATCCAGACGGACGCAGGACAGCGGTTCGAAGCGGATCGGATCATCGTTTGCACAGGCGGCGTGAACCGCACGCTACCTGTCCCCGGCTTCGGACTGCTCGCAACGCACCGCGATGCCTTGTCGCTGACCTCGGTTCCGCCCTCAATGATAGTTATCGGCGGCGGGGCCACCGGCCTCCAGGTCGCGTCGATCTTCGCGGCATTCGGTACGCAAGTGGAACTGTTCGAGGCCGGAGACCGGATCCTCCCCGCAGAAGAACCCGAGGTGTCCGCTCAAGTGGCAGCCGGCTTTCGCGCTCGGGGGATTGTGCTGCGTGAAGGTTTCGGCGCCATTGAGGGCTTCGAGCCAGCTAGCGACGGCATTCGGATGACCTACCGACACGGTAACGAAACCAGGTCCAGCAGCGCGGCCCTCGGCGTCTCGGCAGTCGGTTGGTGTGTAGACGCCGACGCACTCCAATTATCGGCAGCCGGCATTGAACTCCATCAAGGCTTCATCGAAGTCGACGAGGTCGGGCGAACGTCCACACCGCACATTTTCGCAGCGGGCGATGCAATCGGCGGTGCCATGCTTGTACCCCAGGCGATCCAGGAGGGATTTGTCGCCGCTTCGGCCGCACTTGGCGCGGAAGCTCATCCGACGGCGCGGCATTTGGTCCCGCTCGGGAGCTTTACCGATCCCGAGTATGCCAGGGTGGGAGACATCGAAACAACAGCGGCAAAAAGCGAGAGAATAGTGGCGTCTACGGCGACGTTCGCGGAGACCACGCGAACGATCATAGACGGCCGAACGTTTGGGTTCTGCAAGCTCATCGCCGACGCGGAGACCCGCCAGATCATCGGCTGCAGCGTGGTCGGCGATCGCGCGGTCGATATCGTCCAAGTGGCGGCGGTAGCGATGGCCGGACGCATGGACGTGGATACGCTCGCCAATTTCCAGCTCTCGTTCCCCATTTACGCCGGCATACTTTCGCGCACGGCGATTAGACTGACCCAGGATATGGACTGGCGCTCCTCGACAAAACGAGCTTTGTCTGCCGAGGCGTAG
- a CDS encoding Dyp-type peroxidase translates to MLELGDIQHILLTRTPALTGRYVFLSFADGDSGREWLKEILPIVQSAATVGTSEEDRRWVTVAFTCNGLKALGVEAEALDSFPEAFRQGMAARAEVLGDTGANSPEHWVDGTASSGLHAIAILFARDDEDRGRCEREHEALLDRLPGVSVLSSLHLEATPPFDYAHDHFGYRDRLSQPVIEGTEDIPYNGCGGPLKAGEFILGYPDESGQPYPMPQPEILSRNGTYMAYRRLEEHVGKFRAFLAEHGETPDEQELIAAKLMGRWRSGAPLTLAPEKDDPELGADLHRCNDFNYKTEDPHGYAVPLGSHMRRMNPRDTAANMNRRRMIRRGATYGSHLPEGQADDGTERGIAAFVICASLVRQFEFAQNVWVNDKNFHELGNERDPIIGNQDGTLEYKIPKRPIRKKITGLPAFTSVRGGAYFFMPGIKALHYLAQLGNAGPQH, encoded by the coding sequence ATGCTCGAGCTCGGCGACATCCAGCACATCCTGCTTACGCGAACACCGGCGCTCACCGGCCGCTATGTGTTCCTGTCTTTCGCGGACGGAGACAGCGGCCGGGAATGGCTCAAGGAGATCCTGCCGATCGTGCAGTCGGCGGCTACGGTCGGGACGAGTGAGGAAGATCGGCGCTGGGTCACGGTCGCGTTTACTTGCAATGGCCTCAAAGCACTGGGCGTCGAAGCCGAAGCCCTGGACAGCTTTCCCGAAGCGTTTCGCCAGGGGATGGCGGCGCGGGCCGAAGTGCTCGGCGACACCGGGGCGAACAGCCCGGAGCACTGGGTGGATGGGACCGCGAGTTCGGGTCTGCACGCGATCGCGATCCTGTTCGCCCGCGATGACGAGGACCGGGGCCGCTGCGAGCGCGAGCACGAGGCGCTGCTGGATCGACTTCCTGGGGTCAGCGTCCTCTCGAGCTTGCACCTCGAGGCCACTCCGCCGTTCGACTATGCCCACGACCACTTCGGCTACCGCGACCGGCTTTCGCAGCCCGTGATCGAGGGGACCGAAGACATTCCCTACAACGGTTGCGGCGGACCTCTGAAGGCAGGCGAGTTCATCCTCGGCTATCCCGACGAGAGCGGCCAGCCCTATCCGATGCCGCAGCCGGAGATACTCTCTCGCAACGGTACCTACATGGCCTATCGCCGGCTCGAGGAGCATGTCGGCAAGTTTCGGGCTTTCCTCGCCGAACATGGGGAAACGCCCGACGAGCAGGAATTGATCGCGGCAAAGCTGATGGGCCGCTGGCGCAGCGGTGCCCCGCTGACGCTCGCGCCTGAGAAGGACGATCCCGAGCTCGGCGCCGACCTGCACCGGTGCAACGACTTCAACTACAAGACCGAGGACCCGCACGGCTACGCGGTACCGCTCGGCTCGCACATGCGGCGAATGAACCCGCGCGACACTGCGGCCAACATGAACCGGCGACGGATGATCCGGCGCGGCGCCACTTACGGCTCGCATCTGCCCGAGGGCCAAGCGGACGATGGCACTGAGCGGGGCATCGCCGCCTTCGTCATCTGCGCGAGCTTGGTCCGTCAGTTCGAGTTCGCCCAGAACGTCTGGGTCAACGACAAGAACTTCCACGAACTGGGCAACGAGCGTGACCCGATCATCGGCAACCAGGACGGCACGCTCGAATACAAGATCCCCAAGCGCCCGATCCGCAAGAAGATCACCGGCTTGCCGGCGTTCACCTCGGTGAGAGGCGGGGCCTACTTCTTCATGCCTGGGATCAAGGCGCTCCATTACCTGGCGCAGCTCGGGAACGCAGGCCCGCAACATTGA
- a CDS encoding transporter, whose protein sequence is MRSVCAWPLLTAVLFATPVMAQDDGARLYMLAPKDTTIASVRVHSLHSNVGTDTGTVSDDPNLNTTLVVFQFVQEFEVGRQQHMAFLVVPGSRIHSEVGLVPGGPPDSVTGLGDVQLGYVVGLYGTPSLPAADYAVHPPGLAVNLLGKLFLPTGKYSDTRTTNIGANRFAVRLGVPIVYAIGKGMGDPSLTTIELMPTVTFYGSNDRPYGAERMTQAPLLIVEGHLTRGLAKGFWASLDMLWRRGGETEVDGVKSDNSQQALSLGVTGVVALPQRWSLRLSGGAVVSRNEHGPNGWMARAILGTAF, encoded by the coding sequence GTGCGTAGCGTATGCGCTTGGCCGCTCCTGACCGCGGTGCTGTTCGCCACGCCGGTCATGGCGCAGGACGATGGTGCGCGGCTTTACATGCTTGCTCCCAAGGACACGACGATCGCCTCGGTCAGGGTCCATTCGCTCCACAGCAATGTCGGAACCGATACCGGGACCGTCTCGGACGATCCCAACTTGAACACGACGCTGGTGGTCTTCCAGTTCGTGCAGGAATTCGAAGTTGGCCGCCAGCAGCACATGGCGTTCCTGGTTGTCCCAGGGAGCCGGATTCACTCCGAAGTCGGGCTCGTCCCGGGCGGCCCTCCGGACTCGGTAACGGGGCTTGGCGACGTTCAATTGGGCTATGTCGTGGGTCTCTATGGAACGCCCTCGCTGCCGGCTGCGGACTATGCGGTGCATCCTCCAGGACTGGCGGTGAACCTGCTCGGCAAGCTGTTCCTGCCGACCGGCAAGTACAGCGATACGCGCACGACCAACATCGGAGCCAATCGCTTCGCGGTGCGCCTTGGCGTGCCGATCGTCTACGCCATCGGCAAGGGCATGGGCGATCCGTCGCTGACAACGATCGAGCTGATGCCGACCGTCACCTTTTATGGCTCGAACGACCGCCCCTACGGCGCGGAGCGGATGACCCAGGCTCCGCTGCTGATTGTCGAGGGCCATCTGACGCGCGGCTTGGCGAAAGGCTTTTGGGCTTCGCTGGACATGCTGTGGCGACGGGGCGGCGAAACCGAGGTCGATGGGGTGAAATCGGACAATTCGCAACAGGCCCTGTCGCTCGGTGTGACGGGTGTTGTTGCTCTTCCCCAAAGGTGGTCGCTGCGCCTGTCAGGCGGAGCTGTCGTCAGCCGCAACGAGCACGGCCCCAATGGCTGGATGGCGCGGGCCATCCTTGGGACTGCCTTCTGA
- a CDS encoding autotransporter outer membrane beta-barrel domain-containing protein yields the protein MPSGTIITVTTTGGTGLSNSGASGDVTADGITINLQAGNATGARLQTGADITVTNSTLKTTSTATTTISGQTGAVVTGMGSLARVTDSAFTLGNGTTAANNLTAIRAADGGFVALTTSSIQMLGGNSGTVSYFNHGLLASGQDSRIEITGGSVTTTSRASFGVRAENGGAISLSQGATIATTNTTSAAVGVPANTSSYALTATGTGSSILGRDITVTTAGAFANAARAESGATIDLFTSSLSTSAANAHALFATGTNSRIEGQSLTVNTTNATASAARSESGAAIELTDGTYSTAAGASHTLFATGTGSSVIGTNLAASAGGTATNAARAEDGARIELTGGTLHTTGSGGSEVLNAAAADVRTGGTMTLDGVTITTTGGRGDGLHADGAGSRIDASDITVTTSGTQGNAAANAIDIQNGATVSVADSSLTAVVTAVAVGVLGGTGSSFSATDTTITATGPTAPGVRVVNQSTATLSGGSISTGGINSAALEAGSSTVDATNVVIATTGAGRSYGAVSGGSSTISLTGGSITTSGDAENAGTASARRAHGMTAYNSGGLLDSTGTSVLVTGLEAFGVVADDGGIVTLDGNSISTEGALGIGLYAGIDQEGAQFLVDVTGTDLVVTTEGLRAYGAYVSRDFHIATAAMDLAGISITTSGSDAIGLRAIGGGQLTAQNGQVVTSGPSAYGVQSRYFVDAVVPDGRDEPTSITLTGLSIETSGALAHGAVVQNGARLSGTDASIDATGSGAAALFVLGDFGPASLASFADSELANANGATVVAAGNADIVFLRSTVGTPLADGGNEQWLQVATSDDFAPLDAQAPLSENQDPGLTLVSARLSPAALAPAALPGLANVTLTASRATGSALTASGSVSNLVLDQGSVWDLTGNSNLTSVTNNLSSILYLAPASDPTLLSSYKTLTVVNWIGQGGVLGLNTYLGLDGSPSDLLVIDGGTGTGNTALRITNTTGRGAVTTGNGILVVDAVNGGTTATGAFQLGAPAIAGPYEYLLYRGSVDTSGPDSWYLRSTLDCSVPGAPSPPCPTPTPTPTPTPTPTPTPTPTPTPTPTPTPTPTPTPTPTPTPTPTPTPTPTPTPTPTPTPTPTPTPTPTPTPTPTPTPTPTPTPTPTPTPTPTPTPTPTPTPTPTPTPTPTPPPRPTPNYREEVSLITALPTAALVYGRGILDTLHERVGDEEQLRGDPELNDDENPNGVWGRFIAKDVRHHTDRGIYGTGPSYKMDSWAFQGGIDIYRAEDDDGDRDHAGIYGVYGEADSRVTHQILDQEFAGGTATMKNGTLGAYWTHFEEGGEYLDAIVQATWLNIHVRPRRLPEVRTDGFSLAASLEGGYPIEIDEDWRLEPQAQLIYQTLSLDDMSDVASTIRFRDLNSLAGRIGARLNNIGEELGWIRVNLWHEFTGHLKTEFSTETGFLAFEAELPRTWWEIDAGVSWHLDRNTTLFGAGSYNSTFDGHSKAYDAKIGVRYNW from the coding sequence GTGCCGAGCGGCACAATCATTACAGTAACCACTACCGGTGGCACCGGCCTCTCGAATAGCGGCGCCAGTGGAGACGTGACGGCGGATGGCATAACCATCAACCTGCAGGCCGGGAACGCGACAGGTGCGAGGTTGCAGACCGGCGCCGACATCACCGTCACTAACAGCACGCTCAAGACCACCTCGACCGCAACCACGACCATCAGCGGCCAAACGGGGGCAGTCGTCACGGGTATGGGCAGCCTCGCAAGAGTCACCGACAGCGCGTTTACCTTGGGAAACGGCACGACCGCCGCGAACAACCTTACCGCAATACGTGCCGCGGATGGCGGCTTCGTCGCTTTGACGACGTCAAGCATACAGATGCTGGGCGGAAACAGCGGGACAGTAAGTTACTTCAACCATGGCCTGCTCGCGTCAGGGCAAGACAGCCGGATCGAGATTACGGGGGGCTCTGTCACGACCACATCGCGCGCGTCGTTCGGCGTGCGGGCGGAGAACGGCGGCGCAATCTCCTTGTCTCAAGGTGCGACGATCGCGACGACCAACACGACGAGTGCCGCGGTCGGCGTGCCCGCCAACACCAGCAGCTATGCCCTGACCGCAACCGGAACCGGCAGCTCGATCTTGGGCCGAGACATCACCGTCACCACGGCCGGAGCCTTTGCCAACGCTGCACGGGCCGAAAGCGGGGCAACGATCGATCTGTTTACCAGCAGCCTTTCCACCAGTGCCGCCAACGCCCATGCGTTGTTCGCTACGGGCACCAATTCACGGATCGAAGGCCAATCGCTCACGGTCAACACAACCAACGCGACGGCAAGCGCAGCGCGCAGCGAGTCCGGGGCAGCGATTGAGTTGACGGACGGCACCTACAGCACGGCGGCTGGGGCCAGTCACACCTTGTTCGCTACTGGAACGGGTAGTTCCGTCATCGGAACGAACCTCGCTGCCAGTGCCGGTGGAACGGCGACCAACGCCGCCCGAGCCGAAGATGGCGCTCGCATCGAATTGACCGGCGGCACCCTTCACACGACCGGAAGCGGCGGCTCAGAAGTGCTCAACGCGGCGGCGGCGGACGTCCGCACCGGTGGTACGATGACCCTCGACGGCGTGACGATTACCACCACCGGGGGTCGCGGAGACGGCCTGCACGCCGACGGGGCGGGATCGCGCATAGATGCGAGCGACATCACGGTTACGACGAGTGGTACGCAAGGTAACGCGGCAGCGAATGCGATCGACATTCAAAACGGTGCGACGGTCAGTGTCGCGGATAGCAGCCTGACCGCGGTTGTGACTGCCGTCGCAGTGGGCGTGCTTGGCGGGACTGGTTCCAGCTTTTCCGCGACTGACACCACCATCACGGCGACCGGTCCCACAGCGCCAGGCGTGCGCGTGGTGAATCAATCGACCGCCACGTTGAGTGGCGGATCGATCAGCACGGGCGGAATCAATTCTGCCGCCTTGGAAGCTGGGTCCTCCACCGTCGATGCGACCAATGTCGTCATTGCGACGACGGGCGCTGGCCGATCCTACGGAGCGGTTTCGGGCGGAAGCAGTACCATCTCACTGACAGGGGGTTCGATCACCACTTCGGGGGACGCTGAGAATGCAGGCACGGCAAGTGCCCGGCGCGCCCATGGAATGACCGCCTACAATTCGGGTGGCCTTCTCGACTCTACCGGCACTTCGGTTCTCGTGACCGGACTAGAAGCCTTTGGCGTGGTCGCGGACGATGGCGGGATCGTCACGCTCGACGGCAATTCGATCAGCACGGAGGGCGCTCTTGGGATCGGGCTTTACGCGGGCATTGACCAGGAAGGCGCGCAATTCCTTGTCGATGTCACCGGCACAGACCTGGTGGTTACTACCGAAGGCCTGCGAGCCTATGGGGCGTACGTCTCGCGGGACTTCCACATCGCCACGGCAGCGATGGACCTCGCCGGGATTTCAATCACGACATCGGGCAGCGACGCTATCGGGCTGCGAGCCATTGGTGGCGGACAATTGACGGCACAGAACGGACAAGTCGTTACGTCCGGCCCGAGTGCCTACGGAGTGCAGTCGCGGTACTTCGTCGATGCGGTTGTGCCCGACGGCCGCGACGAACCGACCTCGATCACGCTGACGGGGTTGTCGATCGAAACAAGTGGAGCGCTCGCGCACGGCGCCGTCGTCCAGAACGGAGCCCGCTTGTCGGGAACGGATGCCTCGATCGACGCTACGGGGTCCGGCGCCGCCGCGCTTTTTGTACTCGGGGATTTCGGGCCCGCGTCGCTCGCCAGCTTCGCCGACAGCGAGCTCGCCAACGCGAATGGAGCCACTGTTGTCGCGGCCGGAAATGCCGACATCGTCTTTCTCCGCTCGACAGTGGGCACTCCGCTTGCCGATGGTGGAAACGAGCAGTGGTTGCAGGTTGCGACGTCGGATGATTTCGCTCCGCTCGATGCCCAAGCTCCGTTGAGCGAAAACCAGGATCCGGGTCTGACGCTCGTTTCGGCACGGCTGTCGCCGGCTGCCCTGGCTCCGGCAGCGCTGCCCGGTCTTGCGAACGTGACCCTCACAGCTTCGCGGGCGACGGGTTCGGCGCTGACAGCGTCCGGCAGCGTGTCCAATCTGGTCCTGGACCAGGGCAGCGTATGGGATCTCACCGGCAACTCCAATCTCACCAGCGTCACGAATAACCTGAGCAGCATTTTGTACCTGGCTCCGGCGAGTGATCCCACGCTTCTTTCGAGCTACAAGACGCTGACGGTGGTCAACTGGATTGGGCAGGGAGGCGTACTCGGGCTCAACACTTATCTCGGCCTGGACGGCTCCCCTTCCGACCTATTGGTTATCGACGGCGGGACCGGCACGGGGAATACCGCGCTTCGCATTACAAACACGACCGGTCGCGGTGCAGTCACAACGGGAAACGGCATTCTTGTCGTGGATGCCGTCAACGGCGGCACGACCGCGACGGGGGCATTTCAGCTTGGTGCCCCCGCGATAGCAGGACCGTACGAGTACCTGCTGTATCGGGGGAGTGTCGACACGAGTGGGCCTGACAGCTGGTACCTGCGGTCCACTCTCGATTGCTCCGTCCCGGGCGCCCCCTCGCCGCCGTGCCCTACACCTACACCTACGCCGACACCAACACCGACACCTACGCCAACTCCAACTCCAACTCCCACTCCCACTCCCACTCCAACGCCGACACCGACGCCCACACCGACACCAACGCCCACACCGACACCAACGCCGACGCCAACTCCGACACCCACTCCGACACCCACTCCGACACCCACTCCGACACCCACTCCGACACCCACTCCGACACCCACTCCGACACCAACGCCCACACCGACACCAACGCCGACACCGACACCAACGCCGACGCCGACACCGACGCCGACACCGACACCAACGCCGACGCCGACACCGACGCCGACGCCGACGCCGCCTCCCCGGCCAACGCCGAATTATCGCGAGGAGGTTTCTCTCATAACGGCCTTACCGACGGCCGCGCTCGTCTATGGACGGGGTATCCTCGACACTCTCCACGAACGAGTGGGAGATGAAGAGCAGTTGCGCGGCGATCCGGAACTGAATGACGACGAAAACCCCAATGGCGTGTGGGGTCGCTTCATCGCGAAGGACGTCCGGCATCACACCGACCGAGGCATCTACGGAACAGGTCCCAGCTACAAGATGGACAGCTGGGCATTTCAGGGCGGGATCGATATCTACCGTGCCGAAGACGACGATGGCGATCGCGACCATGCGGGGATCTATGGGGTTTACGGAGAAGCCGACTCCCGTGTCACTCACCAGATACTGGACCAGGAGTTCGCTGGCGGCACGGCGACCATGAAGAATGGCACCCTGGGTGCCTATTGGACTCACTTTGAGGAAGGTGGGGAATATCTCGATGCCATCGTGCAGGCGACGTGGCTCAATATCCACGTCCGGCCGCGACGTCTCCCGGAGGTTAGAACTGACGGATTTAGCCTGGCCGCATCTCTCGAGGGTGGGTACCCGATCGAGATCGACGAGGATTGGCGGCTCGAACCCCAGGCGCAGTTGATCTACCAGACCTTGTCGCTCGACGACATGAGCGATGTCGCCTCCACCATCCGTTTCCGCGATCTCAACTCTCTTGCGGGGCGCATCGGCGCCAGGCTCAATAACATTGGCGAGGAGCTGGGTTGGATCCGGGTGAACTTGTGGCACGAGTTCACGGGACACCTCAAGACCGAGTTCTCGACCGAGACGGGCTTCCTCGCGTTCGAAGCCGAGCTTCCCCGCACCTGGTGGGAAATTGACGCCGGAGTGAGCTGGCATCTCGACCGCAATACCACTCTCTTTGGAGCGGGTAGCTACAACTCCACCTTCGACGGACACAGTAAAGCTTACGACGCGAAGATCGGAGTTCGCTACAATTGGTAA